A region from the Triticum aestivum cultivar Chinese Spring chromosome 3D, IWGSC CS RefSeq v2.1, whole genome shotgun sequence genome encodes:
- the LOC123081060 gene encoding uncharacterized protein isoform X2: MAAQAPEGEGPAPARPSRIRVMRPEVEEVLKSPRRGRAKLHKEGGGEQEDDAGARPRYDCPFQDEEKEGQQGFAPPDVVWCKVRSHPWWPAQVFDAADASELALRHARPGAPLVAYFWDRTFAWMDPSVLRPFRAHFPRLAAQSTVSSYVAAVDAALQEVTRRIEAGLSCSCSPPTVARKQQIQNTGIREGAYGAVVDEVYMRDSFRAKPFVDYISALGRSPLAGADRLDLATAMAQLRSFNRLRCPMELPEFVIYQGIEDVAAAVAPEAEAEAEADVAATQQTKRKRTEEKGGGDGDAPAKEKRSRHGGESSSRKRDAPAKEPEVAIDVEDSPPMPRDRIMDTSEDAADKGEAPANKDAAIVEDTPMPSTKHRKSKRGSKTSAEKKKKDTSKDTADKGESQPEAEPAKEDDVNGDSSMPSVEVTDDTLSKQRKSKRVSKSAAESKKKDTSKDTADKGESLPEAEPAKEDDVDEDSSMPSSGAADDTSSKGRKSRRATRSSAKTKKNDTSKDTDKTDSVTEPAKEVTENEDSSMPSAEATDDTVSKGRKSKKSKGSAKTKKRDADKNESVPEPAKDVAENEDSSMPSAEAIDGALSKETNSKSSTRSAKKKKKKDAGKKESLPDPAKEGAENKDSSMPSGGATDGALSKETNSKISTRSAKKKKKESLPEPAKEKATGTGSSTPSRVAADDTPSKKRKSSKKSSASNRIIDTSMDAVDGMLSERKSGRRLRSSHKIVEALEVMKWPRKKDAGETTKVKDKDAALPKENNLGRRAGSARHKDKTTITKDGDGLRVSPLKKRLHLDVHSATENAPFAVSELGRKKKTLIELLAETATPNPSAGGKSKARAERPLPSSILKPEATPNTRGKRSLPASTETPEDPGRDKDTMNTREKRSVASSTEKPERDTRSTVKTRGKSSLPSSAEEPEDPDRDKNDTMKTRGKRSLPASAEKRQDPDRGTKGTAKTRGKRSLPESTEDPDRVTKGSSKTKGKGSLPESTEEPEGPDDRDMKDSMHTRKRKKLDTLGDLSSQPQPVSPKGSTKAREVKRKAAGQKSQASPVVKANGGISGDTSSKRSARRKAAEPKPQETPVVKANGEASQTRSRRAKNSEVTVPDKSPRSVKPDKGKKGAVAEGSPSCGEMLSQLCVGASDAEKMGKIAPASASFLTDFLKSARACTSDVEEAANTDCRASSPDADEEIPEKAAADKVSSPNADEEIPEEAAADKISSPHAVEEIPEKATDNVSSPHADLEVPEEAADKVSSPHADDEVIPEEAAEKVSSPSADEAIPEEAAEKVSSPNADEVMPEKAADEVSSVPANEATPEKAAEKVSSPNADEVIPEEAAEKAIPEEAADEVSLAPADEETLLKVKEEVSSPLADEETLEKATTENVSSATADEETLETAAAEKVSSAPADEETSETAATEKVSNAPAGEETLEKVKEEVSSPHADEAIPEKAAEKVSSPHADEATPEKAADEVSSPPADVETPEKATEKVCCPPADEEIAEKPSDKVSSPHAEAEMSEKAAKSSPAPSEPPVVCDDMKDNYWSDILINVEEPLSSLAKKKDKGKMRSSKKQRRDDEMKQDEMLLAEAENGKANGAEEDVSLTGLVLHFSKPGAVPSRGDLIEIFSQYGPVSEARTETDEHSSSAQVVFRRRADAEAAFGGAGKIVALRPGLDSFRLTDFPCATAAFRVEDGPKQGGGGVCYLGGGSFLVVLKGGVRRGILTVRLDTMVTGGTVYLGLGSHEGDNTLRHACVHCIDTLGFLSIDCGGAANYTDARGLRWTSDAGLIATGTPISTPNTSSTDTQYATLRAFPSDGAKHCYALPVATRARYLLRATFLYAGFDGDDAFPEFDLYLGATRWSPVVVYDGARLVTREAVVLAQSSTVSVCLSNATTGRPFISTLELRPLNGSLYRTDAEARAFLALAARINFGAPSPDPVRYPDDPYDRIWESDMVRRANYLVDAAPGTVNVSTDKPVFVATSERPPEKVMQTAVVGTLGELTYRLNLNGFPGDGWAFSYFAEIEESVVPETRKFKLFIPGLPDVSKATVDVGENAPGKLRLYQPGYYNVSLPFVLSFAFRKTNDSSRGPILNAFEIYKYVEIEPGSPDALAMASLASRYTSLGDWANEGGDPCWPSPWSWVRCSSEPQLRVVSINLSGKNLTGGVPPELVALSFLAEIRLDDNMLTGPIPDLAASSNLSIIHFENNQLTGSVPSYLSSLPKLTELYLQNNKLSGYIPKALKSRGIIFNYAGNMDLKAGNQEKHHLVIIISALLGVSLLLAVSLCCYVLTRKANKKSSPPEDDLTKAAPPAHKLHKSDAPSCEIATETCHPFRLCDLEAATKNFENRIGSGGFGIVYYGKLPDGREIAVKVPTNDSYQGKKQFTNEVSLLSRIHHRNLVAFLGYCHEDGRNILVYEFMMNGTLKEHLHGRDKHISWIQRLEIAEDSAKGIEYLHSGCTPSIIHRDIKTSNILLDKQMRAKVSDFGLSKLVAEESHASTNVRGTLGYLDPQYYISQQLTEKSDVYSFGIILLELISGRPPISAMTFGDHFRNIGPWAKFYYESGDIEAVVDPAISGEYRDVHSVWKVAETAVRCIDADARRRPCMAEVVKEVQEAIALERPPSEASALERRASFPFSPAGARSGTVRSHDMIMDNLMREEDESSSFPNTLRHPELR; encoded by the exons ATGGCCGCGCAGGCCCCcgagggcgaggggccggcccccGCCCGCCCATCGCGCATCCGCGTCATGCGcccggaggtggaggaggtcctcaAGAGCCCCCGCCGCGGCCGCGCCAAGCTGCACAAGGAGGGCGGCGGCGAGCAGGAGGACGACGCCGGCGCGCGGCCGCGGTACGACTGCCCGTTCCAGGACGAGGAGAAGGAGGGGCAGCAGGGGTTCGCGCCGCCCGACGTGGTGTGGTGCAAGGTGCGGAGCCACCCCTGGTGGCCGGCCCAGGTCTTCGACGCCGCCGACGCCTCCGAGCTCGCGCTCCGGCACGCCAGGCCCGGCGCGCCCCTCGTCGCCTACTTCTGGGACCGGACCTTCGCCTGGATGGACCCCTCCGTGCTGCGCCCCTTCCGCGCCCACTTCCCCCGCCTCGCCGCCCAGAGCACCGTCTCCAGCTACGTCGCCGCCGTCGACGCCGCGCTGCAGGAGGTCACCCGCCGCATCGAGGCCGGCctctcctgctcctgctccccgcCCACCGTCGCCAGGAAGCAGCAGATTCAGAACACCGGGATCAGGGAGGGGGCGTACGGCGCCGTGGTGGACGAGGTGTACATGAGGGACTCGTTCCGTGCCAAGCCGTTCGTCGACTACATTTCGGCGCTGGGCAgaagcccgctggccggcgccgatCGTCTCGACCTTGCCACCGCCATGGCGCAGCTCAGGTCTTTCAACCGGTTGAGGTGTCCAATGGAGCTCCCTGAGTTTGTCATCTACCAGGGGATTGAGGACGTTGCTGCTGCCGTTGCTCCTGAGGCTGAGGCTGAGGCTGAGGCTGATGTGGCAGCAACACAACAGACAAAGAGGAAGAGGACGGAGGAGAAGGGCGGCGGGGATGGCGATGCTCCGGCCAAGGAGAAGAGATCGAGGCATGGTGGTGAGAGCTCATCGCGCAAGAGAGATGCTCCTGCAAAGGAACCAGAAGTGGCCATTGATGTTGAGGACAGCCCTCCTATGCCCAGGGACAGGATCATGGACACCTCCGAAGATGCAGCGGATAAGGGAGAAGCTCCTGCAAACAAAGATGCTGCCATAGTTGAGGACACCCCTATGCCCAGTACCAAGCATAGGAAGTCGAAGAGAGGTAGCAAGACTTCAgcagagaaaaagaagaaagacacTTCCAAAGATACAGCAGATAAGGGCGAGTCTCAACCAGAGGCAGAGCCTGCCAAAGAAGATGATGTGAATGGGGACAGCTCTATGCCGAGTGTGGAGGTGACGGATGATACATTGAGCAAGCAAAGGAAGTCGAAGAGAGTTAGCAAGAGTGCAGCAGAGAGCAAGAAGAAAGACACCTCCAAAGACACGGCAGATAAGGGCGAGTCTCTACCAGAGGCAGAGCCTGCAAAAGAAGATGATGTGGATGAGGACAGCTCTATGCCCAGCAGCGGGGCGGCAGATGATACATCGAGCAAGGGAAGGAAGTCAAGGAGAGCTACTAGGAGTTCAGCAAAGACGAAGAAGAACGACACCTCCAAGGACACAGACAAGACAGACTCTGTAACTGAGCCTGCAAAGGAAGTGACTGAGAACGAGGACAGCTCTATGCCCAGTGCAGAGGCGACAGATGATACAGTGAGCAAGGGAAGAAAGTCGAAGAAAAGTAAGGGTTCGGCAAAGACGAAGAAGAGAGATGCAGATAAGAATGAGTCTGTACCAGAGCCTGCAAAAGATGTTGCCGAGAATGAGGACAGCTCTATGCCCAGTGCAGAGGCGATAGATGGTGCATTGAGCAAGGAAACGAATTCCAAGAGCAGTACGAGGtcggcaaagaagaagaagaagaaagacgcAGGTAAAAAAGAGTCTCTACCAGATCCTGCAAAGGAAGGTGCTGAGAATAAGGACAGCTCTATGCCCAGTGGAGGGGCGACAGATGGTGCATTGAGCAAGGAAACGAATTCCAAGATCAGTACGAGGtcggcaaagaagaagaagaaagagtctCTGCCAGAGCCTGCAAAGGAAAAGGCCACTGGTACTGGCAGTTCAACGCCGAGTAGAGTGGCGGCAGATGATACACCGAGCAAGAAAAGGAAGTCCAGTAAGAAGAGTTCAGCCAGTAACAGGATCATAGACACCTCCATGGATGCTGTGGATGGCATGTTGAGTGAGAGAAAATCAGGGCGTAGGCTAAGGTCCAGCCACAAGATTGTAGAGGCTTTGGAGGTTATGAAATGGCCGAGGAAGAAGGATGCTGGTGAAACCACAAAGGTAAAAGATAAAGATGCTGCTTTGCCCAAGGAGAACAATCTAGGGCGTAGAGCGGGTTCTGCACGCCACAAGGATAAAACCACAATCACAAAGGATGGGGATGGACTTAGAGTTTCTCCTCTCAAGAAAAGGTTGCACCTTGATGTACACTCAGCAACAGAGAATGCACCCTTTGCAGTCTCAGAGCTTGGCAGGAAGAAGAAGACGCTTATTGAACTTCTGGCAGAGACAGCTACCCCTAACCCTTCAGCAGGTGGTAAGAGCAAGGCTCGAGCGGAGCGTCCCTTGCCTTCTTCAATCCTGAAACCTGAGGCTACACCGAACACCAGAGGGAAGCGTTCTTTGCCTGCTTCTACTGAGACACCTGAGGATCCAGGCCGCGATAAGGATACAATGAACACCAGAGAGAAGCGTTCTGTGGCCTCATCAACCGAGAAACCTGAGCGTGATACGAGAAGTACAGTGAAGACTAGAGGAAAAAGTTCTTTGCCTTCTTCAGCCGAGGAACCTGAGGACCCAGACCGTGATAAAAATGATACAATGAAGACTAGAGGGAAGCGTTCTTTGCCTGCATCAGCGGAGAAACGTCAGGATCCTGACCGCGGCACAAAGGGTACAGCAAAGACTAGGGGTAAACGCTCTCTGCCTGAATCAACTGAGGATCCTGACCGTGTTACAAAGGGTTCATCAAAGACTAAGGGAAAAGGTTCTCTTCCTGAATCAACTGAGGAACCAGAGGGTCCTGATGACCGTGATATGAAGGATTCAATGCACACCAGGAAACGAAAGAAGCTCGACACATTGGGGGATTTGTCTTCCCAGCCACAGCCTGTTTCTCCCAAGGGTTCCACGAAAGCTCGAGAAGTGAAGCGCAAAGCTGCTGGGCAGAAGTCACAGGCATCACCTGTTGTCAAAGCCAATGGTGGCATATCAGGCGATACGTCTTCCAAGAGGTCCGCAAGGCGCAAAGCTGCTGAACCGAAGCCACAGGAAACCCCTGTTGTCAAAGCTAACGGTGAAGCTTCTCAGACGAGATCGCGTAGGGCCAAAAACAGTGAAGTGACTGTTCCAGACAAGTCTCCACGCTCTGTTAAGCCGGATAAGGGCAAGAAAGGCGCCGTGGCAGAAGGCTCTCCGTCTTGTGGTGAAATGCTGTCACAGCTTTGTGTCGGAGCAAGTGATGCTGAGAAGATGGGGAAGATCGCCCCTGCAAGCGCTAGCTTCTTGACTGATTTCCTGAAGAGCGCTCGTGCCTGTACTTCTGATGTGGAGGAGGCAGCCAACACAGACTGCCGTGCTTCTAGTCCCGATGCTGACGAGGAGATACCTGAGAAGGCAGCAGCAGACAAAGTTTCTAGTCCCAATGCTGACGAAGAGATACCTGAGGAAGCAGCAGCAGACAAAATTTCTAGTCCTCATGCTGTCGAGGAGATACCTGAGAAGGCAACAGACAATGTTTCTAGTCCTCATGCTGACTTGGAGGTGCCTGAGGAGGCAGCAGACAAAGTGTCTAGTCCTCATGCTGACGATGAGGTGATACCTGAGGAGGCAGCAGAGAAAGTTTCTAGTCCCAGTGCCGATGAGGCGATACCCGAGGAGGCAGCAGAGAAAGTTTCTAGTCCCAATGCTGATGAGGTGATGCCCGAGAAGGCAGCAGATGAAGTTTCCAGTGTCCCTGCTAATGAGGCGACACCTGAGAAGGCAGCAGAGAAAGTTTCTAGTCCCAATGCTGATGAGGTGATACCTGAGGAGGCAGCAGAAAAAGCGATACCTGAGGAGGCAGCAGATGAAGTTTCACTTGCCCCTGCCGACGAGGAGACACTTTTGAAGGTAAAAGAGGAAGTTTCTAGTCCCCTTGCTGACGAGGAGACACTTGAGAAGGCAACAACAGAGAATGTTTCTAGTGCCACTGCCGACGAGGAGACACTTGAGACGGCAGCAGCAGAGAAAGTTTCTAGTGCTCCTGCCGACGAGGAGACATCTGAGACGGCAGCAACAGAGAAAGTTTCTAATGCCCCTGCCGGTGAGGAGACACTTGAGAAGGTAAAAGAGGAAGTTTCTAGCCCGCATGCTGATGAGGCGATACCTGAGAAGGCGGCAGAGAAAGTGTCTAGTCCCCATGCTGATGAGGCGACACCTGAGAAGGCAGCAGATGAGGTTTCTAGCCCCCCTGCCGATGTGGAGACACCTGAGAAGGCAACAGAGAAAGTTTGTTGCCCCCCTGCCGACGAGGAGATAGCTGAGAAGCCATCAGACAAAGTGTCTAGTCCTCATGCTGAAGCAGAGATGTCTGAGAAGGCAGCAAAGAGCTCACCTGCTCCATCAGAGCCGCCGGTGGTGTGTGATGATATGAAGGACAATTACTGGTCTGACATTCTCATAAACGTGGAGGAACCGCTGTCTAGTCTGGCAAAGAAGAAGGACAAGGGCAAGATGAGATCAAGCAAGAAGCAGCGGCGTGACGACGAGATGAAGCAAGATGAGATGCTGCTGGCAGAGGCAGAGAACGGGAAGGCGAACGGGGCCGAGGAGGACGTGTCGCTGACGGGCCTGGTGCTGCACTTCAGCAAGCCGGGCGCGGTGCCCTCGCGTGGCGACCTCATCGAGATCTTCAGCCAGTACGGGCCCGTTAGCGAGGCGAGGACGGAGACAGACGAGCACTCCAGCTCGGCCCAGGTGGTGTTCAGGCGGCGCGCGGACGCAGAGGCGGCGTTCGGCGGTGCGGGCAAGATCGTCGCCCTCAGGCCCGGCCTCGACAGCTTCCGCCTCACCGACTTCCCGTGCGCCACGGCCGCGTTCCGGGTTGAGGACGGGCCGAAGCAGGG AGGAGGAGGTGTTTGTTATTTAGGTGGTGGTAGCTTTCTGGTTGTGTTAAAAGGAGGAGTAAGAAGA GGTATCCTAACTGTGCGACTTGacacgatggtaacaggaggcacggtttacctaggtttgggctctCACgaaggagataataccctacgtcatgcttgtgtgcattgcattgatactTTAG GCTTCCTCAGCATCGACTGCGGCGGCGCCGCCAACTACACGGACGCCCGGGGCCTGCGCTGGACCTCCGACGCCGGCCTCATCGCCACCGGCACCCCCATCTCCACCCCCAACACCTCCAGCACCGACACCCAGTACGCCACGCTGCGCGCCTTCCCGTCCGACGGCGCCAAGCACTGCTACGCCCTCCCGGTCGCCACCCGCGCGCGCTACCTGCTGCGGGCCACCTTCCTCTACGCCGGCTTCGACGGCGACGACGCCTTCCCGGAGTTCGACCTCTACCTCGGCGCCACCCGCTGGTCTCCCGTCGTCGTCTACGACGGCGCACGCCTCGTCACAAGGGAAGCGGTCGTCCTGGCGCAGTCCTCCACCGTCTCCGTCTGCCTctccaacgccaccaccggccggcccTTTATATCCACCCTAGAGCTCCGGCCGCTCAACGGGTCGCTGTACCGCACCGACGCGGAGGCCCGCGCCTtcctcgccctcgccgcccgcatcAACTTCGGCGCCCCCTCGCCGGATCCCGTCAG GTATCCTGATGATCCGTACGACCGGATATGGGAATCGGACATGGTCCGGCGGGCCAACTACCTGGTCGACGCGGCGCCCGGCACCGTCAACGTGTCCACCGACAAGCCGGTGTTTGTCGCCACGAGCGAGAGGCCGCCGGAGAAGGTGATGCAGACCGCCGTCGTAGGCACCCTTGGTGAGCTCACCTATCGGCTCAACCTCAACGGCTTTCCGGGGGATGGCTGGGCCTTCAGCTACTTCGCTGAGATCGAGGAGTCCGTCGTCCCCGAGACGCGCAAGTTCAAGCTCTTCATCCCTGGCCTACCTGACGTTAGCAAGGCCACCGTCGACGTCGGTGAGAATGCTCCTGGGAAGCTACGGCTCTACCAGCCGGGCTACTATAACGTGTCACTACCCTTCGTGCTGTCATTCGCGTTCAGAAAGACCAACGACTCGTCCAGGGGACCCATTCTCAACGCATTCGAGATCTACAAGTATGTCGAGATTGAGCCCGGGTCCCCGGACGCACTGGCCATGGCAAGCCTCGCGTCGCGGTACACGTCCTTGGGTGATTGGGCCAACGAAGGCGGCGATCCCTGCTGGCCCTCGCCGTGGTCCTGGGTCAGATGCTCCTCAGAACCACAACTAAGAGTGGTTTCAAT AAATCTTTCAGGGAAGAACTTGACAGGGGGCGTACCTCCGGAACTAGTGGCTTTGTCATTCTTAGCAGAAAT CCGACTTGATGATAACATGCTGACGGGTCCGATTCCAGACCTCGCCGCCTCTTCGAACCTCTCAATCAT TCACTTTGAGAACAACCAGCTTACTGGCAGTGTACCTTCATATTTGAGCAGCTTGCCCAAGCTCACCGAGCT CTATCTTCAGAATAACAAGCTGTCTGGGTATATCCCCAAGGCTCTGAAAAGCAGAGGCATTATTTTCAA CTATGCTGGCAATATGGACCTGAAGGCAGGGAATCAAGAGAAGCACCACCTGGTAATCATCATATCTGCGCTGCTTGGAGTATCCTTGTTGCTTGCAGTTTCCCTCTGTTGCTACGTGCTGACACGCAAAGCCAACAAGAAGAGCTCACCACCAGAAG ATGACCTTACAAAGGCGGCCCCGCCCGCACACAAGCTGCACAAGTCAGACGCGCCGTCATGCGAAATCGCCACCGAGACTTGCCATCCCTTCAGATTATGCGACCTCGAAGCGGCGACCAAGAATTTTGAGAACAGGATTGGTTCCGGGGGTTTCGGGATAGTGTACTACGGGAAGCTGCCGGACGGAAGGGAGATCGCGGTGAAGGTGCCGACGAATGACTCGTACCAGGGGAAGAAGCAGTTCACGAATGAG GTGTCCTTGCTGTCAAGGATACACCACAGGAACCTGGTGGCGTTTCTAGGTTACTGTCATGAAGACGGAAGGAACATCCTGGTGTATGAGTTCATGATGAATGGGACTCTCAAAGAGCATCTCCATG GGCGTGACAAACATATTAGCTGGATTCAGCGACTTGAGATTGCAGAGGATTCAGCAAAAG GGATCGAGTACCTTCACAGCGGGTGCACGCCGTCGATCATCCACCGGGACATCAAGACGAGCAACATCCTGCTGGACAAGCAGATGCGGGCCAAGGTGTCGGACTTTGGTCTGTCGAAGCTGGTCGCGGAGGAGTCCCACGCGTCCACCAACGTCCGCGGCACGCTGGGCTACCTGGATCCACA GTACTACATCTCCCAGCAGCTGACGGAGAAgagcgacgtgtacagcttcgggATCATCCTGCTGGAGCTCATCTCGGGGCGGCCGCCCATCTCGGCCATGACCTTCGGCGACCACTTCCGCAACATCGGGCCATGG GCCAAGTTCTACTACGAGAGCGGGGACATTGAGGCGGTGGTGGACCCGGCCATCTCCGGGGAGTACCGGGACGTGCACTCGGTGTGGAAGGTGGCGGAGACGGCGGTGCGGTGCATCGACGCGGACGCGAGGAGGCGCCCCTGCATGGCGGAGGTGGTGAAGGAGGTGCAGGAGGCGATTGCGCTGGAGCGTCCCCCGAGCGAGGCGTCGGCGTTGGAGCGGAGGGCGTCGTTCCCGTTCTCGCCGGCGGGGGCTCGGTCGGGCACGGTGCGGTCCCACGACATGATCATGGACAACCTGAtgcgggaggaggacgagtcgTCCTCGTTCCCCAACACTCTCCGCCACCCCGAGCTGCGCTGA
- the LOC123081060 gene encoding probable LRR receptor-like serine/threonine-protein kinase At1g67720 isoform X1 — MAAETPPTQHRSSSSSSSCCYLHRRRRLPLLLHLARLYIILFFFCSSFPAVSRAQMPGFLSIDCGGAANYTDARGLRWTSDAGLIATGTPISTPNTSSTDTQYATLRAFPSDGAKHCYALPVATRARYLLRATFLYAGFDGDDAFPEFDLYLGATRWSPVVVYDGARLVTREAVVLAQSSTVSVCLSNATTGRPFISTLELRPLNGSLYRTDAEARAFLALAARINFGAPSPDPVRYPDDPYDRIWESDMVRRANYLVDAAPGTVNVSTDKPVFVATSERPPEKVMQTAVVGTLGELTYRLNLNGFPGDGWAFSYFAEIEESVVPETRKFKLFIPGLPDVSKATVDVGENAPGKLRLYQPGYYNVSLPFVLSFAFRKTNDSSRGPILNAFEIYKYVEIEPGSPDALAMASLASRYTSLGDWANEGGDPCWPSPWSWVRCSSEPQLRVVSINLSGKNLTGGVPPELVALSFLAEIRLDDNMLTGPIPDLAASSNLSIIHFENNQLTGSVPSYLSSLPKLTELYLQNNKLSGYIPKALKSRGIIFNYAGNMDLKAGNQEKHHLVIIISALLGVSLLLAVSLCCYVLTRKANKKSSPPEDDLTKAAPPAHKLHKSDAPSCEIATETCHPFRLCDLEAATKNFENRIGSGGFGIVYYGKLPDGREIAVKVPTNDSYQGKKQFTNEVSLLSRIHHRNLVAFLGYCHEDGRNILVYEFMMNGTLKEHLHGRDKHISWIQRLEIAEDSAKGIEYLHSGCTPSIIHRDIKTSNILLDKQMRAKVSDFGLSKLVAEESHASTNVRGTLGYLDPQYYISQQLTEKSDVYSFGIILLELISGRPPISAMTFGDHFRNIGPWAKFYYESGDIEAVVDPAISGEYRDVHSVWKVAETAVRCIDADARRRPCMAEVVKEVQEAIALERPPSEASALERRASFPFSPAGARSGTVRSHDMIMDNLMREEDESSSFPNTLRHPELR; from the exons ATGGCCGCCGAGACTCCTCCAACgcaacaccgctcctcctcttcctcttcatcttgcTGCTACctgcaccggcggcggcggcttcctcttcttcttcatcttgctcGGCTTtacatcatcttgttcttcttctgctCCTCCTTCCCCGCCGTGTCACGAGCTCAGATGCCTG GCTTCCTCAGCATCGACTGCGGCGGCGCCGCCAACTACACGGACGCCCGGGGCCTGCGCTGGACCTCCGACGCCGGCCTCATCGCCACCGGCACCCCCATCTCCACCCCCAACACCTCCAGCACCGACACCCAGTACGCCACGCTGCGCGCCTTCCCGTCCGACGGCGCCAAGCACTGCTACGCCCTCCCGGTCGCCACCCGCGCGCGCTACCTGCTGCGGGCCACCTTCCTCTACGCCGGCTTCGACGGCGACGACGCCTTCCCGGAGTTCGACCTCTACCTCGGCGCCACCCGCTGGTCTCCCGTCGTCGTCTACGACGGCGCACGCCTCGTCACAAGGGAAGCGGTCGTCCTGGCGCAGTCCTCCACCGTCTCCGTCTGCCTctccaacgccaccaccggccggcccTTTATATCCACCCTAGAGCTCCGGCCGCTCAACGGGTCGCTGTACCGCACCGACGCGGAGGCCCGCGCCTtcctcgccctcgccgcccgcatcAACTTCGGCGCCCCCTCGCCGGATCCCGTCAG GTATCCTGATGATCCGTACGACCGGATATGGGAATCGGACATGGTCCGGCGGGCCAACTACCTGGTCGACGCGGCGCCCGGCACCGTCAACGTGTCCACCGACAAGCCGGTGTTTGTCGCCACGAGCGAGAGGCCGCCGGAGAAGGTGATGCAGACCGCCGTCGTAGGCACCCTTGGTGAGCTCACCTATCGGCTCAACCTCAACGGCTTTCCGGGGGATGGCTGGGCCTTCAGCTACTTCGCTGAGATCGAGGAGTCCGTCGTCCCCGAGACGCGCAAGTTCAAGCTCTTCATCCCTGGCCTACCTGACGTTAGCAAGGCCACCGTCGACGTCGGTGAGAATGCTCCTGGGAAGCTACGGCTCTACCAGCCGGGCTACTATAACGTGTCACTACCCTTCGTGCTGTCATTCGCGTTCAGAAAGACCAACGACTCGTCCAGGGGACCCATTCTCAACGCATTCGAGATCTACAAGTATGTCGAGATTGAGCCCGGGTCCCCGGACGCACTGGCCATGGCAAGCCTCGCGTCGCGGTACACGTCCTTGGGTGATTGGGCCAACGAAGGCGGCGATCCCTGCTGGCCCTCGCCGTGGTCCTGGGTCAGATGCTCCTCAGAACCACAACTAAGAGTGGTTTCAAT AAATCTTTCAGGGAAGAACTTGACAGGGGGCGTACCTCCGGAACTAGTGGCTTTGTCATTCTTAGCAGAAAT CCGACTTGATGATAACATGCTGACGGGTCCGATTCCAGACCTCGCCGCCTCTTCGAACCTCTCAATCAT TCACTTTGAGAACAACCAGCTTACTGGCAGTGTACCTTCATATTTGAGCAGCTTGCCCAAGCTCACCGAGCT CTATCTTCAGAATAACAAGCTGTCTGGGTATATCCCCAAGGCTCTGAAAAGCAGAGGCATTATTTTCAA CTATGCTGGCAATATGGACCTGAAGGCAGGGAATCAAGAGAAGCACCACCTGGTAATCATCATATCTGCGCTGCTTGGAGTATCCTTGTTGCTTGCAGTTTCCCTCTGTTGCTACGTGCTGACACGCAAAGCCAACAAGAAGAGCTCACCACCAGAAG ATGACCTTACAAAGGCGGCCCCGCCCGCACACAAGCTGCACAAGTCAGACGCGCCGTCATGCGAAATCGCCACCGAGACTTGCCATCCCTTCAGATTATGCGACCTCGAAGCGGCGACCAAGAATTTTGAGAACAGGATTGGTTCCGGGGGTTTCGGGATAGTGTACTACGGGAAGCTGCCGGACGGAAGGGAGATCGCGGTGAAGGTGCCGACGAATGACTCGTACCAGGGGAAGAAGCAGTTCACGAATGAG GTGTCCTTGCTGTCAAGGATACACCACAGGAACCTGGTGGCGTTTCTAGGTTACTGTCATGAAGACGGAAGGAACATCCTGGTGTATGAGTTCATGATGAATGGGACTCTCAAAGAGCATCTCCATG GGCGTGACAAACATATTAGCTGGATTCAGCGACTTGAGATTGCAGAGGATTCAGCAAAAG GGATCGAGTACCTTCACAGCGGGTGCACGCCGTCGATCATCCACCGGGACATCAAGACGAGCAACATCCTGCTGGACAAGCAGATGCGGGCCAAGGTGTCGGACTTTGGTCTGTCGAAGCTGGTCGCGGAGGAGTCCCACGCGTCCACCAACGTCCGCGGCACGCTGGGCTACCTGGATCCACA GTACTACATCTCCCAGCAGCTGACGGAGAAgagcgacgtgtacagcttcgggATCATCCTGCTGGAGCTCATCTCGGGGCGGCCGCCCATCTCGGCCATGACCTTCGGCGACCACTTCCGCAACATCGGGCCATGG GCCAAGTTCTACTACGAGAGCGGGGACATTGAGGCGGTGGTGGACCCGGCCATCTCCGGGGAGTACCGGGACGTGCACTCGGTGTGGAAGGTGGCGGAGACGGCGGTGCGGTGCATCGACGCGGACGCGAGGAGGCGCCCCTGCATGGCGGAGGTGGTGAAGGAGGTGCAGGAGGCGATTGCGCTGGAGCGTCCCCCGAGCGAGGCGTCGGCGTTGGAGCGGAGGGCGTCGTTCCCGTTCTCGCCGGCGGGGGCTCGGTCGGGCACGGTGCGGTCCCACGACATGATCATGGACAACCTGAtgcgggaggaggacgagtcgTCCTCGTTCCCCAACACTCTCCGCCACCCCGAGCTGCGCTGA